Part of the Brassica oleracea var. oleracea cultivar TO1000 chromosome C8, BOL, whole genome shotgun sequence genome is shown below.
TTTTTTTGTTTCTTTATCTAAGTTAGCTGATCATAGGATGTAACTTATAACCAGCAATGGACTCCAATAGCCACGTGTGACCAACGACTTTAGACCCAGTTTTGCTTGATAAAGCTTCTGCTTCATTTGCTCTTTGCCAAATGATCGTCACTTCTTCGCCTAAACCACATCCTGGTGGAGGATCAATGTTGTACACCACAATCGTTGATGATGATCTTTGGTCACTCTCACTGACGTTGTTGCTGTTTTCTGCGGTGAGCTCGTCCTCTGTTTTCAAGATCGTCCCACCTGCGACTTTGAGTAGGTTTTGAAGGTCTTCTTTGTACCCTTTGAAGAAGTCTCCATGGAAATAGAATTTCAAGCCGTCAAAGAGCTTTGGTTTCTGCTTGTCAAAAGAACAAAACGAGTGAGAGATATCCAAACAAAACACTAATTTTTTTAGGGGTATGATGTACTTACATTAGATGCTGCTCTGAGTCTTGCAGTTTTTGGTCCATCTTGACATCCTTGAGTGTCGATGTGAATCTCATATTGTTCTTCATCAACAGGTTGAGAAGCTTCAAGGCTTGCTTTCATCCCTGTGGAAACAATACCAGTTGATCCATGAAAATATAAAGATTTATTATTGGTAATAGTAAAGAGCAATGAGCAATCTAACTTACAGTCTGCATTGATAATCCACTTTCCGTTGAGAATACCCATAAGCACCTTCAAGGTTCTTGTGCAAGCTCCTTTCTCGTTTGTAGAAGCGATCACATGTGTAACACTTGGGTTCCAGTATCTTGATATTGTAGCATTGAGTTTAACAGCTAGCTTTTCCATCACACGCTGAGGAATAACAATGCAAGCAGCAGTTTTACTAACTTTGAAACAAAAGTGGAAACCCACAAACAGAAGGCTTCTTGTTTGAGTGTTGTGGTAAGAAGAGTATCTTAGAAGCACTGACCTTATCATCTTGAGAGAGTGCTGATCCACACAGAACAAGGTCTTTTGTCATTGCAGGCTTGTCTTCCAGCGAAAAAAGTTCAGCAGATTTTCTGAGGGAAAAAAGTAATGAGATTTTATTAGTTTGTACTAGTAACAAATCTAGGAAAATTCATAATATGCTGATAATGGTTTCATACCCTTCAGGTAAGGAGTCAGCTTTAGGTAGACAACGACGAGGTCTAGACTTCNNNNNNNNNNNNNNNNNNNNNNNNNNNNNNNNNNNNNNNNNNNNNNNNNCTAGACTTCTCGCTTGGGAATTTAACTGAAGAATGTGCCGGACAAAGCAGGAGAAAGTCTTCCTGTAAGGACAAAGAAAACAGTTTCACATTACAATTGGAAGGAACTTCGGTAAATAAGTAATTACTATATGCACATGAGAATGTGACGGCACATACATTATCCCAACGGCATCTGGACATCTCTCGTGCACATGGAACATGGTAGCTCCTGCGGCAAGACTTAACATAGCAGCCTAAGGCAGCCCCTTTCAGACAACATTTGGTGCACTTGATTTTCATCCCCCTTGCCAGTTCTGCTTTCAGGTTCTTCACTATGTCACCTTCGTAGTAAACTTGCGGTGCCCTGAAACGTTCATTCAGCAGCAGCTTTAATATATTTATCATTCAGAAAGATTTAACATTCTCGCTTAAATTTTATTCATGGACTTGGAGAAACGTTTGTAAAAGTTTTGGGTTCTGTTTTGTTTACCATTCAATACATGCGCTATGGACATGGATAACATTGGATCGGAAGATGTCATCTCCAAACACCGGATTTCCTCTGGAGTAATGCAGCATTTCTCCAGTGGCCTAAAGAAACATAGATCCAGCCAGTTGAGTAAGGCTCACAACAAATAAAAAGCTTAGCTTTTAAATCAGAGGCTATGAGAAAAGATTTTACCTCAGATACCCTAGCAGACTGGCAGAAGCCACATATGGTTATGTTGGATGATGGTTGATCTGAAATTACAGATGGTGTCAAATCTGTTGACTTTGAGGTATTCCCAATTAGCTGATCATCAGAGTTTGATGTGTAGTTGTTCTTCAATTCAAAATCATCAGCTTTTTGCATCAGGTTCTTCTGCCTCTTGTAAACCTTTTGATGATTTTCCATTGCTTCAGAAACGGTGATGTCACACTTCCTTTTTGCAGCTTGTTCTGTATGACTTTCAGGTACCTGCTAAAAAAAATTGAGTAATACATCTTAAGGACAGAACAAAAAATCAAATAATAATTCAAGAACTTAAATAAAACCACAATGTGTTATTAGTGTTATTAAGAATGCTTCATAATTCAAGAACAGACTGGCAAATATAAATGGCCATCAAATGATGGCAAGAAGAGACTGCACCTGATGTATCTGTGCTTTTCCATTATCACATGACTGGAGGTTCTCCATCAACAGATGCGCAGTTTGATCCTGAGTTATCGGATTTGGAGTAGTGTCTTTCGACTTTGGAAGCATAGAATCATCACGACTAAAGGACTCCACACAAATTCGCTTCCTCGCAGCATTGCAAAACTGCTCAGAAGCAGTGACGCCACTCATACATTTAGCAGCTGGCCCTTTCTGACTTCCCGGTGTCTGCAGCAGTAAAATATAATCAATACACATCTTTCAAATCAATGTACAACATTACATTAAACTGATCAGAAGATGCTCTCACGTGATTGCCAGAGTTGTCTGATTCAGATGCTGGAAGGGGAGAACCATCAAGGCTAGAAGAGTCACTACCACCACCATTTCCCTTGATCACATCCTTGTCAATCATCTCAGAATCTTCAGATCCACCGTCTTGTGGACGGTTGGAACCGTTCCGGATCTGTAACTGAGGGAGATGAACACCAACAGCTGCATTTAAGCTTTCGTATATGCTTATAACACTCTCCATGAAATGCAGATTCCTCCGAGCTGCACATGGATAATTTACATACTCTCTCAGCACAAAATTTTCCAAGAATGATACAAATCGATTATCTTATGATTATATGCATATTTAATTGACTTAACCCTTCTTGGGATGTTTGGATTTGCAAACAGGGCAGCCTGATTCAACTTGTGACGATTCATGTATACACGATCTGCAAAATCAATACCAGAAAAATAAGAATCGATTTGAAATCAAATATGTAGCGAATCGGTAAAGAGTAACATATAAATATAGTTAAACTCACTCGCAGAAGACGTGATCACAAGGAAGCAACGCCGGTTGATTAAGCAATTTCAAGCTGCAATTATAATCCATTGTTACGATTCTATGAACAATACGAAAGTAATTAATTAAAAACAAAAATAGATGAAGCTATAGACGAACCATAGAGGGCACTTGAGCTCTAAACCGAGCTTCTGGAGATGAAGAACCCATGGATTCATCAGCATGTTGGTGAAATAAGCCATTACTGTACGGAACGAGATCTAGATGACGAAAACCTCTTGAAGCCGAAGAGAGGAGATGAATACGTTTCGTCTCCGTTCGATTGGTATTTAGTTAGAGACTGAAGTACACGTGTACGGTCGATATACAATGGCGGGAAGAAAGGCGGGGAGATGCTGATTTGATTAAGCGGGAGATAATGTTTTTTTAAATAAAGCCCGCTTGTTTGCTACGAAAATTTGAAATGTTTTGAATTTGCTA
Proteins encoded:
- the LOC106309671 gene encoding BRCA1-associated RING domain protein 1 isoform X2, whose protein sequence is MAYFTNMLMNPWVLHLQKLGLELKCPLCLKLLNQPALLPCDHVFCESCIHESSQVESGCPVCKSKHPKKARRNLHFMESVISIYESLNAAVGVHLPQLQIRNGSNRPQDGGSEDSEMIDKDVIKGNGGGSDSSSLDGSPLPASESDNSGNHTPGSQKGPAAKCMSGVTASEQFCNAARKRICVESFSRDDSMLPKSKDTTPNPITQDQTAHLLMENLQSCDNGKAQIHQQVPESHTEQAAKRKCDITVSEAMENHQKVYKRQKNLMQKADDFELKNNYTSNSDDQLIGNTSKSTDLTPSVISDQPSSNITICGFCQSARVSEATGEMLHYSRGNPVFGDDIFRSNVIHVHSACIEWAPQVYYEGDIVKNLKAELARGMKIKCTKCCLKGAALGCYVKSCRRSYHVPCAREMSRCRWDNEDFLLLCPAHSSVKFPSEKSRPRRCLPKADSLPEGKSAELFSLEDKPAMTKDLVLCGSALSQDDKRVMEKLAVKLNATISRYWNPSVTHVIASTNEKGACTRTLKVLMGILNGKWIINADWMKASLEASQPVDEEQYEIHIDTQGCQDGPKTARLRAASNKPKLFDGLKFYFHGDFFKGYKEDLQNLLKVAGGTILKTEDELTAENSNNVSESDQRSSSTIVVYNIDPPPGCGLGEEVTIIWQRANEAEALSSKTGSKVVGHTWLLESIAGYKLHPMIS
- the LOC106309671 gene encoding BRCA1-associated RING domain protein 1 isoform X1 — its product is MAYFTNMLMNPWVLHLQKLGLELKCPLCLKLLNQPALLPCDHVFCESCIHESSQVESGCPVCKSKHPKKARRNLHFMESVISIYESLNAAVGVHLPQLQIRNGSNRPQDGGSEDSEMIDKDVIKGNGGGSDSSSLDGSPLPASESDNSGNHTPGSQKGPAAKCMSGVTASEQFCNAARKRICVESFSRDDSMLPKSKDTTPNPITQDQTAHLLMENLQSCDNGKAQIHQQVPESHTEQAAKRKCDITVSEAMENHQKVYKRQKNLMQKADDFELKNNYTSNSDDQLIGNTSKSTDLTPSVISDQPSSNITICGFCQSARVSEATGEMLHYSRGNPVFGDDIFRSNVIHVHSACIEWAPQVYYEGDIVKNLKAELARGMKIKCTKCCLKGAALGCYVKSCRRSYHVPCAREMSRCRWDNEDFLLLCPAHSSVKFPSEKSRPRRCLPKADSLPEGKSAELFSLEDKPAMTKDLVLCGSALSQDDKRVMEKLAVKLNATISRYWNPSVTHVIASTNEKGACTRTLKVLMGILNGKWIINADWMKASLEASQPVDEEQYEIHIDTQGCQDGPKTARLRAASNKPKLFDGLKFYFHGDFFKGYKEDLQNLLKVAGGTILKTEDELTAENSNNVSESDQRSSSTIVVYNIDPPPGCGLGEEVTIIWQRANEAEALSSKTGSKVVGHTWLLESIAGYKLHPMIS
- the LOC106309671 gene encoding BRCA1-associated RING domain protein 1 isoform X3; its protein translation is MAYFTNMLMNPWVLHLQKLGLELKCPLCLKLLNQPALLPCDHVFCESCIHESSQVESGCPVCKSKHPKKARRNLHFMESVISIYESLNAAVGVHLPQLQIRNGSNRPQDGGSEDSEMIDKDVIKGNGGGSDSSSLDGSPLPASESDNSGNHTPGSQKGPAAKCMSGVTASEQFCNAARKRICVESFSRDDSMLPKSKDTTPNPITQDQTAHLLMENLQSCDNGKAQIHQVPESHTEQAAKRKCDITVSEAMENHQKVYKRQKNLMQKADDFELKNNYTSNSDDQLIGNTSKSTDLTPSVISDQPSSNITICGFCQSARVSEATGEMLHYSRGNPVFGDDIFRSNVIHVHSACIEWAPQVYYEGDIVKNLKAELARGMKIKCTKCCLKGAALGCYVKSCRRSYHVPCAREMSRCRWDNEDFLLLCPAHSSVKFPSEKSRPRRCLPKADSLPEGKSAELFSLEDKPAMTKDLVLCGSALSQDDKRVMEKLAVKLNATISRYWNPSVTHVIASTNEKGACTRTLKVLMGILNGKWIINADWMKASLEASQPVDEEQYEIHIDTQGCQDGPKTARLRAASNKPKLFDGLKFYFHGDFFKGYKEDLQNLLKVAGGTILKTEDELTAENSNNVSESDQRSSSTIVVYNIDPPPGCGLGEEVTIIWQRANEAEALSSKTGSKVVGHTWLLESIAGYKLHPMIS